A stretch of DNA from Danio rerio strain Tuebingen ecotype United States chromosome 10, GRCz12tu, whole genome shotgun sequence:
TTCGCCTTATGGAACCCTTTTgtcatgctaggtaccctttgcaaagggaaCCCAAAAAGTGGTAGGGTACGcttcgctttttggtaccttttgacagtggaaacggccataaaagcgtatcgAACTGTACAgtgccactcagtggaaatgggccaaaaCACACCAGGAGCTTCCTCTAATACTGGGGAGCTAAGCCATACAGGGATTTGTATGTAATAAATAAGATTTATAAATGTATGCAATATTCAATTGTGAGCCAATGCAATGCTGACAAAACCAGACTTAAatgatcatatttctttgttctagaaagcactctagcagctgAATTTTGAACCAGCTGAAGTTCATTTATTAGGCCTACAGTGCAGACACCTAgtaatgcattacagtagtcTAACTTAGAGGTCATACAAACATAGACTTTTCTGCATCAGACAATGATAGCATGTCAAAGTTAGCCCATTATTAAGATAAAAAATGTAAGTCTACAAAGGTTTAAAATGTGGCCTTCAATTGACAGTTTGCTATTAAATATCACACACAAACCTTTAGAAATATATCAAGATTTAGGCAGTATTACTTGTTTTTGCGCAAGACATTTTTGAGTCCAATAAGCAAAAGCTCAGTTTATCTGAATTTATTAATAAGAATTTTAGATGAAGATGAACTTTAAACTAATTATTAATATCAGCTATACAATCTGTTaattttgtaaatttttgtatAAATTATCAAGTTGAGAGGAGATGTCATATAGGCCTAACACTGGAAACTAACTCTATGTTTTTAATGATATTGTCTAGTGGTAGCATATACAATGTAAAAAGGGACCAAGAACTGAGCCTTGTGGTATCTGAGAGTGTACTTTTGATAGGTACggtctacatcaggggtgtcaaactcagtgcCTGAAGGGCTGCTACCCTgcacagttcagttccaaccctgcttcaacacactgacctgtaggtttcaaacaagcctaaatgactcaattagtttgatgaggtgcgtttaattagggttaaaactaaactgtgaagagctgtggctctccaggaactgagtttgacacctgtggtctacaTTAACTGACACAAATCTATAAAATATAGTAAGACCTGAACTAAGCCAATACAGTTCCAGTAAAACTAACATCCTTTTTTAAGGCCATTCAAGGAGAATGTTATGACACGGATGTCCAAAAACGTTGAGAGAGAAATGGAACCACGATCTGGTGATAGGAGCATTCATAACTCTTAGGAGTGATGTTTGAGTCCTATGAAATGATCTAAATCCAGATTGGAATTTCTCACAAATGTTGTTTCTGTGTAGTAATGAACATAATTAGTTAGATAAGACTTTTTGTAGTATCTTTGACATTAAAAACAGGCTTAAATAggtttatacagcttaaaattgTAGGCAAATATCTTAAAAGTAGCGGTGAATGCAATGTATTAAGAGCAGGTTCTGCAACTTTTGGGAACAATTGTTTTGTTCTCAACATGAGGATTGAATAAAATACTTTTGTTGTTTAAAAGCAGAGGCTCGgttctttatttaaatatattatattttgtggGCCAACAAACTGAGGtgaaaaacatcaaaaataatgCAGAGGGCTggtaacaatacaaaaaaaaactatggcaagaaaaaaattgaaggcaggacaagcttttttttttcaatcagagTGGGCGGTAGATGGGTTGGTCAGTCTGATCCAGACACTGTATAAATGAAAGGACAGAAATGAGAGCAGAACAAACTCCTAACAGGAGGAGACTCACTCATGGCCTACGAGACAGAGGATCAGGAGACTCAATACTGCTTTCCTGACATCAACTCATCATGCGTCAAGGAACAACACTCCACTAATGGATATATTATATACTTGTTTGTGTCATTTCTGTCAGCATGGACTGTGTTTCTGAATCTGCTggtgatcatctccatctctcacttcaaGAAGCTTCACACTCCAACCAACATGATCGTTCTCTCTTTGGCTGTGGCTGATCTGTTAATAGGTCTTATTGTGATGCCTGTGGAGGCCGTCAAACTGATTGAGACGTGTTGGTATTTTGGAGACACTTTCTGTGGATTCACTTTAATATTAATTGGGGTGATTCCTTCTGCATCTCTTGGTAATTTGGTTTTAATTGCTGTTGATCGTTATGCGGCTGTGTGTCACCCTTTACTGTACCCACAGAAAATAACCATGGCTAACATGTTGATGAGTATCTGTCTGAGCTGGGTTTACTACTCAACTTATATCACTACCCTTGTAATTTATAATAGATATTTTGACACTTCACACAGAACAGATGAATGCTATGGACAGTGTTTAGTCATGATGAGTTTTAGTTGGATACTCActgatctgtttgtttgttttgtttttccctgTGTCCTGATCATCACTTTATATCTGAGGATTTTCTATGTCGTTCATCAGCAAGTGAAGGTTATAAACTCTCTGATGAAGGGTGGTAAATGTGTAACGGAGGGTTCAGTGAAGAGGAAATCTGAGAGTAAAGCTGCTCTGACTTTAGGAATCATTGTGTCAGTTTATCTGCTTTGCTGGATTCCTTACTATATCTGTACATTAACTGTAAACTCTTCCACAGTTTTAAGTGTTTTGACATGGGTTTTGTATGCCAACTCGGGTCTGAATCCTCtggtttatgctttattttacccCTGGTTTAAAAAGACAGTTAAACACATCTTGACTATGACAATATGTCAGCTTGCATCCTCTCTGGTCAATATTTTTACAGAACATGAACTGTAATCAAACTGGTTAATCGGTCTCATACTGGTAGATATTATATGTgatgattttaaaacttttaattgaaaaataaatactattaagataataaaacagaaattagCAATAACATTGTTCCTTTTGTTTCTAATGTCTACATTTATTGCATTGTGTTCATTGCAGGACATTGAAGATGTTTAAGGTAAATAATGTTCAGATAACACTAGTGAATCAATGATGGATAAGGCTATTTTATTAAGTAACCTTCCCTTTTTTCCAATCCACAGGTCACACATGAAAGCTGAACTGATTGTATCTGAGGCAGTGTTGCATCACTTCAGTGCTGTGTGGACGCCTTTACAATATTTCACACCTTAAATGAACGGTTCAATGGAGAATCATGAATATCATCAATAACACATAAATCACAAATCTAAACAATTATAATTGTTCCTCAGAGTTGTTAAATCATTGATGTTTTCATTGATCAGTAAGAGTAAACAAAGACAGACCAACCCATGTGACTGCCTGGAGAGACCCTACTGTACCAACACTGCCATTTTACAAGCCCACAATACAACATTACAACcgttgatatatttttttttaatgcaagagtaatacttaaaataaaataaatgaccagGGGAATGTATTTTTGACGGAAAACCTCTATATATGATCAAGAGTGACGGCAAATTCAAACCACTTACTAATTCAGAAAAATCTCGTATTTGGATCTGAAAATCTTCCCTAGGTTTTTACAAGAAATACAAGACATAACTTGGCTTGATGAATGTTTGTAGTTAAGAGaactacaataaataaatgcacatataaataatatttgtccTACTATTCATATGCTTCCAACACTATAGAACACCCAAAGAAATCTTGAAGACTTTTCCTCATCCAGAGATTCACAGTGTGAATCAATTCTGTGCTCTATTTTGGATATTTTTTGGCATTTGAGTTTCATGAGCAGTTATCATAACTCATGTGAGAGATCATGAGACTGAAGCCTATATGAAAttgtttatacatatacatataactGTAAAATTAAGTTTTGTTGTCCTCTGGTGTGACAcccacatttattaaaaatgtcctGAAAGATAGACaagtcatttagaaaaaaaatcataatgtcatataaaaatatataccatTATATGAGAATAAGTGTCCAACAATGAAGACAAATCACTTCTACAGTGCAACGGGAaaatattcatagcacttcactttttccacattttttatgtaacatccttattccaaaatggattaaactaatttattttctcaaaatt
This window harbors:
- the taar19b gene encoding trace amine-associated receptor 13c-like; this encodes MAYETEDQETQYCFPDINSSCVKEQHSTNGYIIYLFVSFLSAWTVFLNLLVIISISHFKKLHTPTNMIVLSLAVADLLIGLIVMPVEAVKLIETCWYFGDTFCGFTLILIGVIPSASLGNLVLIAVDRYAAVCHPLLYPQKITMANMLMSICLSWVYYSTYITTLVIYNRYFDTSHRTDECYGQCLVMMSFSWILTDLFVCFVFPCVLIITLYLRIFYVVHQQVKVINSLMKGGKCVTEGSVKRKSESKAALTLGIIVSVYLLCWIPYYICTLTVNSSTVLSVLTWVLYANSGLNPLVYALFYPWFKKTVKHILTMTICQLASSLVNIFTEHEL